CGCCGACAATTCGTGCCTGCCGAAAGCGGCGCGCGCGGCGGGACTCAGCTACGACGCGCTCATTCAGAGCGCGCTCGCGGCAGCGGCGGACCGGACCGGCGTCCACCTCGACGCACCGGTGTCAGTCCGGACGCCGGTGCGAACCGCAACCCTGGTCGCATGAAAGTCGCCCTCCTCCTCGACGGTGCATCGGCGTATGCGGCCAACCCCGACCGCCTGATCATCGGCACCGCCGAGGACATCGAGCGATCGCTCGTCGCCGAGGGCAATACCGTCACTTGGATCCCCGTCTACCAGGACGGCAAGTGGATCGACAAAGTGCGCCGGGGCAAGTTCGACCTCGCCTTCAATATGTGCGAGGGCATCGACGGCGTCGCCACGCTCGAATCCTCCGTGATCTCGGTGCTCGAGCTGTTCAAGATCCCGTTCACCGGCGCGTCGAGCTACACGACGTCGATCTGCCTCCGAAAACCCCTCATCAACGCGATCCTCGAGAAATCCGGGCTGCCGATCCCGCGATTCGCGACGATCTCGCGCGGCGACCCGCTGGTCAGCGTCGGATTCCCAGCCATCGTGAAGCCCGCCGCCGAAGACGCATCGCTCGGCGTCGAACAGCGATCCGTCGTGCGGAACACGCGCCAGCTCGCCGAACGCGTGGAGGCGATGCTCGAGCTGTGGCCCGAGGTCATCGTCCAGCGTTACATCGACGGCCGAGAGGTGAACGTCGGCATCCTCGGCAAAACGGTGCTGCCGATCTCCGAGATCGACTTCCGAAAGACGCCGCCGGGCCGCTGGCGCATCGTCACGTACAAGTCGAAGTGGGTCACGGGGAGCGAAGACGACCTCGCCGCCGTTCCGCGATGCCCGGCGAAGATGCCGGCCAAGGTCGCGAACGAGGTTCGGCGAGTCGCCGCCGCGGCGTGGAAGATCGTGGACGGGTTCGGGTACGGACGCGTCGACATGCGGATCGACCAGGACGGCCGCCCGTGGATCCTCGAGGTGAACGCGAACCCGGACATCATGCACAACGCGGGGTTCGCGACGATGGCGCAGGTCGCGGGGATGGAATACCCCGCCCTGATCCGCACCGTCTGCGAGCTGGGGCTGGAGCGGTCACGCGTGAAGGTCGCGCAGGAGAATTGGGCGCTCGTCAATCAGTTGTCTGGGCTCGAGCCGGAACCGACCGAGTTGGATCTCTTCGGCGACGTCGGCTCGGCATTCACGGCCAGCGACCCGCACTGACATGCGCGTGAGACTCGGCGCTCTTCAGCGCGGGCATCGGAATCGCATTCGCGACATTCTCTACGCGACGACGGTCTTTCGTGAAGAAGAGGTCGCGGTGGCACTCGAGTTGTTCGACGAAACGTTCGCCGTCGGTCAGACACGCGCGCCGTACGACGTGGGCGACGGCGTCGCGGATTACGAATTCGTCGGATCGTTCGCGGCGGACGGAGGGGGACAACTCGTCGGCTACGTGTGCTATGGATCGACGCCGGGAACGGATCGCACGTACGACCTCTATTGGATCGCCATGCACCCCGATTTTCAGGGAAGCGGCGGTGGATCGCAGTTACTTGACGAAGTGGAACGCCGTCTACGTCAACGGGAAGCGCGATTGCTGGTCGTCGAAACCTCGTCTCGCGACGATTACGCGCCCACCCGACGCTTTTACGACGCGCACGGCTACACCGTCGTCGCGAGAATCGCCGACTTCTACGCACCCGGCGATTCTCGCGTGATCTACACGAAGCGTCTCACGCAGCCACAGCACGAACGGGCAGCGCACTTTCACGACCGAGCCTTGGAGTCGTCGCGCAATGAGTGACTGGCAAAAGATTCTCCACGCAGGCGTGGACACGCTCGACAAGCTCGCCGAGCGATTCGGGGATGACGTCATCGACGTCGACGGCCTGAAGCCCGCCTTCGACAACTTCCAGATGCGGATCACGCCGAACTCGCTGGCGACGATCGGGGAAGTCGGCGACGCGATGTGGCAGCAATACGTGCCCACGGTCGCGGAGCTCGACGTCGTGGACGGCGTGATCGACTCGCTTGACGAGGACGGCGACTCGCCGGTCCCGAATATCACGCACCGCTACCCGGACCGCGTGTTGTTCCTCGTCAGCCCGGTCTGCGCATCGTATTGCCGGTTCTGCACTCGGCGACGAAAGGTCGGCGACCCCGAGAAGATCCCGCTCAACCAATACGAGTCGGCGTTCGAATACATCCGGCAGCACACCGAAATCCGCGACGTGATCATGTCGGGCGGCGACCCGATGATGCTTTCTGATCGGCGGCTGGAGTACCTCTTCGAGCGACTGCGCGAGATCCCGCACGTCGAGATCATCCGCATCGGCAGCCGGATCACGTCGCACCTGCCGCAGCGCATCACCCCCGAGTTCTGCGAGATGGTCAAGAAGTACCATCCTGTGTACATGAACACCCACTTCAACCATCCGGCCGAGCTGACGCCCGAGACGATCGCGGCGCTGGCCAGGTTGGCGGACGCGGGCGTGCCGCTGGGATGTCAGACCGTGCTGCTGCGCGGCGTCAACGACGACCCGGCAATCATGAAAGAGCTGATGCAGAAGCTGCTCAAGGCGCGGGTCCGACCCTACTACATCTATATGGCGGACCAGGTGGCGGGCGGCGAGCATTTCCGTACGACGGTCGAGAAGGGTCTCGAGATCGTGAAGGCACTCCGCGGCTGGACGTCGGGCCTCGCGGTGCCGCACTTCGTGATCGACGCGCCGGGCGGCGGCGGCAAGGTGCCGCTCCTACCGGAATACGTCGAGGAGATCAACGAGGACGAAGTCGTTTTCCGGAACTATGCCGGCGAGCGATACGTGTACAAACAGCCGCGCCAACCGGCGATCGCGGCGTCGGCATGTGGCGACGCGGCGGCGGCCCAATCCGACATCGTCCCGATCCAGGTCGGCACGAAGAAGCGGAAGCACGCGGTCAAGCGCGTCGGCAAGATCGCGAGAAAGCGAAAAACGGGCACCTGAGTCGAATCTCGATCGAAGAAACGCGGCGAGCGATGCTCGCCGCGTTTTTTTTCGCCGGGCCACCCCCGGAGAGGCCGCTACCGCTTTCAACTACGGCACGTAGACGAACGCTTCCGATCCGTTGCCCGGGTTGGCGGGATCCGGATTCAGCGTTGCGGATCCGACGATCAAACCGGGATCGTTCAGCCCGAGGGCGCTCGTACTCCCATACGCCACCCCGTCCTTGATCGCCTGGAAGCCGGCGACGATAGCCTGTGGCGGTGGCTTGAGCGACGCCTGCCAACCACTCGCCGGCCCGCCGGCGTTGCCAACGGCCTGATTCGCCTCGCCCACCGCTCGGTGATTGTTGCTGATCTTGTGTCCGATGGCAAACGGCGCTCCTCCCGCAGCGAGAACAACTGGCAGCAGTTCGGGAGCTCGAATCGCGTTGCCATTCTGCGCCGGCCACACGTAGGCGAACGTCCTCATGCTGCCGTCGTTCGCGAACACCCCGCTGTCGCCGATCAACTCGCCCTGGTTGTTGATTCCAAAGAGCTGGGTAAACTGGCCGCCCTGCACAGGCGCTATCGCCTGAAACGTTCCGCCCCAAGGCTCGGCGCTATTCGCCTCCGGAGTGAACACGAAGCCCACCGTGCCCGGGGGTTTTCCGTTCGCTCCAAGAAACGCCATGTCCTTGTAGATGCCGACGATCTGGTTCTTGTCGTTCACGCCGTGCGCGTGGAAGAAGTTGTCGAGTGAAGTCGGTAGGTCGGCCGGGTGCGGCTTGAGAACGTTGAAATCGGCCGTGCCCGACCCATTCTGCGCGGCCGCGACCGAGATCCAGAAGGCGAAGCTGACCATCGGATTGCCTTTGAAGTCGATTCGGCCGACGATTCGCTCGTGATTGACGTCGAGGAGGCGGGTGCCGAGGTACGCGCTGTTGCTCAGGAGTTTCTGCGCGGCGGGATCGTTGTAGCCGATTCCAACGATCGGGTCGCCTCCGGCTTTCGTGTCCCACACAAAGCCGGAGAAAATTCCCCCGACCGTGTACGATCCGACGACTAGACCGTCGTCGTTGATCGCGGTCGCTGCTGACTGGCCGATCGGCTGACCCACTGAGCTGAGGTCGACGAAATTGAATCCAGGCTCGAGTTTCACGGAAATCCTCCAGGCAGTCGTGCCCCGCGGTGAGTCAGGTTCGCAACGGGATCACTCCGTAGCACGGCGCTGGGTTTCCAAAGCCGACATCACTCCGGGCTTGCCTGGCACGAAGAGACAAGATCCTCTAATGCTGGGCGATCGCGAGACGACAGAACATTCTTCTCTCCGAACCACACGCGACGGTGGCGGGAATCGCGCGGCGTCACGTCGGCCGGGTCAGCGGTGGCTACCTTGGCCCATCGCGCGCCCGCCATGGACCTTCTGAGGCGGGCGGTGGGAGCCGGCAAACCCTTTCGCGCCGCCCAGCGACTATCTGACAACGATGCTCGAAGACCTCGGCAGATCGGTCACTGACGACGATCTCGCTCGCGCCGTCCGGCGCGGGCGCGAAGGCGCCGAGCGCGCGTTCGGGATTCTGTACGACCGGCACACGCCGCGGGCGTACCAGACCGCGTGGCGAATACTCGGCGGCTCTCGCGCCGACGTCGAGGACGCGGTGCAGGAGACGTGGGTCCGTGCCATCGCGTCGCTCGACACCCGCGTGAGCGGAGGCGACTTCGGATCGTGGCTGAGAAGCATCGCGGCGCACGTCGCGATCGACATCGTCCGCAAGCAGCGGCGGCTCGACTTCGACGCGAACGTGGACGTCGCGCTCGACGAGAACGACGACGCCGCTGTGTGGTTGGATCTGGAGACGGCCATCGCGTCGCTGCCCAACGGCTACCGGACCGTATTGGTGCTGCACGACATCGAAGGATTCACGCACGAAGAAATCGGCGAGCGCCTGCAAATCGCCGCCGGGACATCGAAGGCACAGCTGTTCAAGGCGAGACGCGCCGTACGCGCGCGGCTGTCGCCGAGGATCGAGGAGACGACATGATCGACAATGAGGATCGACCGTTCGACGAGAACGAATGGACCGCCGAGGAGTGCGCGCGATTCGCGGCGCTGAGCGCGCACCGGATTCCTCCGGCTGAGCTCAAGCGACGAACCGTGCGGGTGCTTCGCGAGCGCGGATATTTCGGACGTCGCACGCCGTCGACGGGTTTGGTCGTGGGCGGTTTGGTCGCCGCGGCAGCCGTCTTCGCCGCCGGTGCGGCGGTCGGATACTCGGCGGCCGAGCGCAAACCGGTGCCGGCTACGACGATTCCCGTCTCGTTTGCCGCGAATCGGGGTGCCGCGCCGATCGACTCGATACCACAGCCCGCTCCGGCGACGAGGCACGTCGTATGGTACTGACACGAGGCATCTCGATCGGCGTGCTCATCGCCGGTGTCGCGACGACGTCTTCGGCGCAGAATGGTCGGGGTGGTGGCGGCGGCGGCCAGGCAGGCTGGGGGGGGCGGGGCATCTTCGAAAGCGGCGCCGCGCGGTCCGCCGGACCGCGACCGATGCTCTTTGGTTTTGCTTTGGAGTGTACGCGATGCGGCGCCGTCGGCCGCGGCGGCGGAATGAGTGGCGGGGGCTCGGGGGAGGGGGGGACCGCGGGACGCGGGCGCGGTGAATTCGTCGGCGCCGCGCGCGGCGGTGGATTGGCCGTCTGGCGTTACGACGAATACCCGCGCGTCGCGGCCGTCGTGCCGGGAGGCGCCGCCGACCGCGCGGGAATTCGCGAAGGCGACGTGCTCCTCGCCGTCGACGGAATGTCGATCACGACCGACGAAGGCTCGCGGCGATTCAGCGAGCTCCGCGCGGGCGACACTGCGAGCTTCTCTCTCGATCGCGCCGGCAAGACGGTCGACGTGAATATCGTCGTGGGTCGGGGCGGAGGACGCGGCGGCAGTCTCGTCGAGCCGCCCGCGGCCAACGCACCCAACTTCACGACGCGTGCTCGGGATACCCGCGTCGACGTGTGGAGCGACGCGCGCGTCGTGGAATCGACCGACTCCACCGGCGCGACGATTCTGAGAGTTGGCAACACGGTCATCCGCCTTTCCGGAGACTCACCCGTCGGCATCCTGCGCAGAGGTCGCGGCCGGCTGGGAGGCACGCCTCCGACGAACTGAAGCGCGATCTGATATTCGATCTTCTCTCAGGGCACACCCGTGATCACACGCCACGCTTTCGTCGACGCGACTCGACGAGTCACTCGAATCGTCGCCGGAACCGCCGTCGCGACGCTCTTCGCGACGTCTCTCCGTGCACAGGACATCCAGCGCGACGTCCTTGCCGGCCACGTCACCGGACCCGCCGGCCCGGTGCGCGGCGCGGTTGTGAGCGTGACGAACGTGGGAGCGCCGCAGGGCACGCCCCCGCAGAACGCGCGGACCGATGTCGAGGGACGGTGGCTGCTCGCCGTTCAGGAAGGCACCGGCAACTATGCGATTCGTGTGACGGCGATCGGCATGAAGCCCGCCGAGACGACCGCGAAGCGCGGTGAGCCTCGCAAGCCGATCATCGTCGACGTCACGCTCGTCGCGAATCCCGCGGTGCTCGACACGATGAAGGTCGTCGCCCGGCAACGACCCCGCGCCGCGCCGGAGCTGGTCGCGCAGGACCGCGCCGGTGCGCAGGCGGACCGCTTCATCGACGGTTTCGGCGGTGCGATTGCCGTTGCCGATCAGGGCAATCTTGCGGCAATGGCTTCGTCGATTCCAGGCATTACGCTTTCGACCGATGCCACGACCGGCATCCCCAGCTTCTCCGTACTGGGTTTGTCCGGCGATCAGAATCGCGTCACGATGAACGGGTTGAGCTTCGGCGGTGGCGACGTACCGCGCGATGCGATCGCCGACGTCCGTGTCACGCCGATCACGTACGATGTATCCCGCGGCGGCTTCAGCGGCGGACAACTGTCCGTCCTCACCTACCCCGGCGGCAACTTCCACACGCGATTGCTCCATGCGACGCTCGACGAACGGTCGTTCCAGTTCACGGACGCCGCCGGCCGGAGGCTGGGTGCGCCATACGCGAACACGCAGATCAGCGGAGCCGCCGCCGGTCCGATCGTCGTGGATCACCTGTTCTACAGCACGTCGCTCCAGGTCGGCCGAAAGACGAGCGACTTGCAGTCGCTTCTCACGAGCGACCCCCTGGCATGGGAGCGCATCGGCGTCGCGCAGGATTCGGTGTCGCAGGCGCTCCGCGCCGCGAGCGCCCTTCAGCTTCCCGTCTCCGTGTCGCTCGTGCCCTCGCAGCGAACCATCGACAACGTCTCCGGACTCGGACGCATCGACTGGCTTTCGACCAGCGCCCAGGGGCCGCCCGATCGGAGCGCCGACCTGATCGTTTCGGCACGTCACAACAACTCGGCGGCGGCGTTTCTCGGCCCAACGGCGGCGCCTGGCCACGGCGGCGACATCGCGACGAACGGTGGCGACGTGCTCGCCGAGTTCGCGGCGTACCTCCCGAACAACTTTCTGAACAACGCGCGCCTGGGAGCACACCTCAACACGACGTCCAGTACGCCCTACCTCACGATTCCGGATGCGCGCGTCCTCGTCACGTCGCAGTTCGCCGACGGAACCGAGGGATTGAGCACTCTCCAATTCGGAGCGAACTCCGCCCTGCCCCGACACGTGAGAACGTCAGGGGCCGAGTTCTACGATCTGCTGACCTGGTTGTCGGTCGACCGAACGCACCACGTTCGCGTGACGGTCGACGCGCGCGAGGACGGCTTCAGCCAGGAGCAGTACGGCAACTCTCGCGGGACGTACTTCTACAATTCGATCGCCGACCTCGGCGCAAACCGGCCGAGCAGCTTCACCCGTTCGTTCGTGAATCAGGAAGCGTCGGGCCGCGCACTGACGCAGGCATTCTCGATCGGCGACGATTGGCGTCCGGTTCCGCGCGCCACGATCATGTACGGCATTCGCGTCGACGCGAACCAGTTCCTCGACCATGCGCCCTACAATCCCGCGATCGATTCGGCGTTCGGTGCTAGAACCGATTATGCGCCCACTCCTATAGACATCAGCCCGCGCATCGGGTTCTTCCGACAGTTCGGCTACAACGGAACGACCGGAATTCCCGGCTTCGGCGCTCCGCGCGGCAACGTGCACGGCGGCATCGGTCTTTTCCGAAACGACGTCGCGCCGACTCTGATCGCGCCGGCGCTGCTCGCGAACGGCTCGGCCGACGCGGTCCATCAGGTTCAGTGCGTGGGATCCGCCGTACCCGCTCCGGATTGGAGCTCGTTCGAGACCAACGCGGCGACGATCCCGAGCCAGTGCGCGGACACGAGTGCGCAATCGCCCTTCGCGGCGAGCAAGCCGAACGTCTGGTTCGTCGACCGCGGATTCTCGCCACAACACGCGTGGCGAGGCAGTCTGGGAATCAACACGTTCCTGATCCCGAAGCTCGTCCGCTTCGGCCTCGAGGGACTCTATTCGCTCAACCTCGGCCAACAGGGTGTGCTCGACCGAAACTTCTCCGGCGCGCAGGGATTCACGTTGGCGAGCGAAGCAGGACGGCCGGTCTACGCGAACGCCTCGAGCATCGTCCCGCCCTCCGGCGAGCTGACGAACCACGATTCTCGACTGAACACGGGATTCGGGTCCGTATCCGCGCTGCGCACCGATTTGCGGTCGCACTCGAGCCAGATCGTGTTCAACGTCTATCCGGCGCCGGGCGATCAGCTCGGACGCTTCACGCAGTGGAACGTGACGTACGTCTTTCAGTCGGTTCGCGAGCAGAGTCGCGGATTCAACGGATCGACAGCCGGTGATCCGCGCGATCTCGCCTGGGGCCGCGCGACGAGCGATTTCCGGCACCAGATCACGGCGTCCATCTCGACTCGAGTCGGGTCGTTGTTCTCGGTCGCGACGACGGCGAGGCTTACGTCGGGACTGCCGTTCACACCGGTGGTCAGCGCCGACATCAACGGCGATGGCTTCGCGAACGACCGTGCGTTCGTGTTCCCTTCGGCGACGAGCGACACCGCGGTGCAGCACGGCATGGCGTCGCTCTTGGCCGGCGCGCCGAGTCGCGTTCGCGACTGCTTGCTGCGCCAAGCGGGCGCGATCGCGGGGCGGAACAGCTGTGAAGGTCCCTGGACGGCGACGATGAACGCCGTGGCCTCGCTCAATCCTGAGCTCTTCCGATTGCAGAACCGCGCACAGATCTCGCTCTCGCTGACCAACGTTCCGGCGGGTCTCGACGAGCTGCTGCACGGTTCCGGGCATCTGCAGGGCTGGGGACAGCCGGCAGCGTCCGATCCGACGCTGCTCTTCGTCCGCGGGTTCGATCCGGCGCAGCAGCGGTATCTCTACAGCGTGAATCCTCGTTTCGGCGACACGCGGCCGAGCCGCACCGGGGTCCGCGCGCCATTCCTGATCACGCTCGAGGCGCGGTTGCAGCTCGGCCGCCCCGGGTTGGAACAAATCGTCGACCAGGTGCTCTCACCGGGTCGGTCGAACGGCGGCGATAAGTTGACGCCGCAGCAGATCCGGAATCGCGTCTCGAACGGCGTGTTCAACGCGGTGCACGGCGTGCTTCAGGCGAAGG
The DNA window shown above is from Gemmatimonadaceae bacterium and carries:
- a CDS encoding RNA polymerase sigma factor, whose amino-acid sequence is MLEDLGRSVTDDDLARAVRRGREGAERAFGILYDRHTPRAYQTAWRILGGSRADVEDAVQETWVRAIASLDTRVSGGDFGSWLRSIAAHVAIDIVRKQRRLDFDANVDVALDENDDAAVWLDLETAIASLPNGYRTVLVLHDIEGFTHEEIGERLQIAAGTSKAQLFKARRAVRARLSPRIEETT
- a CDS encoding PDZ domain-containing protein, with product MVLTRGISIGVLIAGVATTSSAQNGRGGGGGGQAGWGGRGIFESGAARSAGPRPMLFGFALECTRCGAVGRGGGMSGGGSGEGGTAGRGRGEFVGAARGGGLAVWRYDEYPRVAAVVPGGAADRAGIREGDVLLAVDGMSITTDEGSRRFSELRAGDTASFSLDRAGKTVDVNIVVGRGGGRGGSLVEPPAANAPNFTTRARDTRVDVWSDARVVESTDSTGATILRVGNTVIRLSGDSPVGILRRGRGRLGGTPPTN
- a CDS encoding carboxypeptidase-like regulatory domain-containing protein; translation: MITRHAFVDATRRVTRIVAGTAVATLFATSLRAQDIQRDVLAGHVTGPAGPVRGAVVSVTNVGAPQGTPPQNARTDVEGRWLLAVQEGTGNYAIRVTAIGMKPAETTAKRGEPRKPIIVDVTLVANPAVLDTMKVVARQRPRAAPELVAQDRAGAQADRFIDGFGGAIAVADQGNLAAMASSIPGITLSTDATTGIPSFSVLGLSGDQNRVTMNGLSFGGGDVPRDAIADVRVTPITYDVSRGGFSGGQLSVLTYPGGNFHTRLLHATLDERSFQFTDAAGRRLGAPYANTQISGAAAGPIVVDHLFYSTSLQVGRKTSDLQSLLTSDPLAWERIGVAQDSVSQALRAASALQLPVSVSLVPSQRTIDNVSGLGRIDWLSTSAQGPPDRSADLIVSARHNNSAAAFLGPTAAPGHGGDIATNGGDVLAEFAAYLPNNFLNNARLGAHLNTTSSTPYLTIPDARVLVTSQFADGTEGLSTLQFGANSALPRHVRTSGAEFYDLLTWLSVDRTHHVRVTVDAREDGFSQEQYGNSRGTYFYNSIADLGANRPSSFTRSFVNQEASGRALTQAFSIGDDWRPVPRATIMYGIRVDANQFLDHAPYNPAIDSAFGARTDYAPTPIDISPRIGFFRQFGYNGTTGIPGFGAPRGNVHGGIGLFRNDVAPTLIAPALLANGSADAVHQVQCVGSAVPAPDWSSFETNAATIPSQCADTSAQSPFAASKPNVWFVDRGFSPQHAWRGSLGINTFLIPKLVRFGLEGLYSLNLGQQGVLDRNFSGAQGFTLASEAGRPVYANASSIVPPSGELTNHDSRLNTGFGSVSALRTDLRSHSSQIVFNVYPAPGDQLGRFTQWNVTYVFQSVREQSRGFNGSTAGDPRDLAWGRATSDFRHQITASISTRVGSLFSVATTARLTSGLPFTPVVSADINGDGFANDRAFVFPSATSDTAVQHGMASLLAGAPSRVRDCLLRQAGAIAGRNSCEGPWTATMNAVASLNPELFRLQNRAQISLSLTNVPAGLDELLHGSGHLQGWGQPAASDPTLLFVRGFDPAQQRYLYSVNPRFGDTRPSRTGVRAPFLITLEARLQLGRPGLEQIVDQVLSPGRSNGGDKLTPQQIRNRVSNGVFNAVHGVLQAKDSLSFLSNDQLKQLTALDRRVTAQGDSILNPLVQYLAALPGSYSRSEVMARVLDVQVKMFDIALEGMRDAGKILSPEQINEFPPALRSAFDINRLKTIRPVAGFFPNY
- a CDS encoding GNAT family N-acetyltransferase, which gives rise to MRVRLGALQRGHRNRIRDILYATTVFREEEVAVALELFDETFAVGQTRAPYDVGDGVADYEFVGSFAADGGGQLVGYVCYGSTPGTDRTYDLYWIAMHPDFQGSGGGSQLLDEVERRLRQREARLLVVETSSRDDYAPTRRFYDAHGYTVVARIADFYAPGDSRVIYTKRLTQPQHERAAHFHDRALESSRNE
- a CDS encoding KamA family radical SAM protein; protein product: MSDWQKILHAGVDTLDKLAERFGDDVIDVDGLKPAFDNFQMRITPNSLATIGEVGDAMWQQYVPTVAELDVVDGVIDSLDEDGDSPVPNITHRYPDRVLFLVSPVCASYCRFCTRRRKVGDPEKIPLNQYESAFEYIRQHTEIRDVIMSGGDPMMLSDRRLEYLFERLREIPHVEIIRIGSRITSHLPQRITPEFCEMVKKYHPVYMNTHFNHPAELTPETIAALARLADAGVPLGCQTVLLRGVNDDPAIMKELMQKLLKARVRPYYIYMADQVAGGEHFRTTVEKGLEIVKALRGWTSGLAVPHFVIDAPGGGGKVPLLPEYVEEINEDEVVFRNYAGERYVYKQPRQPAIAASACGDAAAAQSDIVPIQVGTKKRKHAVKRVGKIARKRKTGT